CAGCTATGGCGCCGAGTGCCCGGTGGCCGTGGTCTGGCGCGCCACCTGGCCGGATCAAAAGGTGGTCAAGGCAACGCTTGGCACCCTAGAAGAAGCGACGGACGGGATGCGCGGGCGTACCGCGCTGATTCTGGTCGGACCAGCGCTTGGCAATGAAGATTTTGACGAAAGCTGCCTTTACGCGCAAGATTACGACCGCCGCTACCGGCCACAAAGCGCCGATAGCCAATGGGCCAACTGGAGCGAAGGTGATGACTGATTTCCCCAAAGGCCTGATGATCTCCGCGCCGGCCTCAGGCACCGGCAAAACCACGGTGATGCTGGGCCTGCTGCGCGCCCTGGCCGAAGATGGCCTGGCGGTACAGCCCTATAAGAGCGGCCCCGACTATATCGACCCGGCCTTTCACTTTGCCGCTGCCAAGCGCCCCAGTTTTAACCTGGACACCTGGGCGATGGATCCCGGACTGCTGGATGCCGTTGCCGGACAGGCAACAGGGGCTGAGATCTGCATCGGCGAAGGCTCGATGGGGCTGTTTGACGGGGTTGCCACCCGCGGGCAAAGCGGCTTTGGCTCCTCGGCGGAAACCGCCAAACGCATGGGCTGGCCGGTGGTGCTGGTGATTGACGTGGGCGGCCAAGCGCAATCCGCTGCTGCCACCGCTTTGGGGTTCAAATCCTATGACCCCGAGGTGCCCTTTGCCGGGGTGATCCTGAACCGGGTCGCCAGCCCCCGCCACGAACGCCTGACCCGGCTGGGGATGGAGCGCGCCGGGGTCAAGGTTCTGGGGTCGCTGCCCCGGCGCGGCGATCTGGCCCTGCCCGAACGCCACCTGGGCCTTATTCAGGCAGTGGAACACCCCGATCTTGAAGCCGCCATTGCTGGCTATGCCACATTCCTGCGCGATCATGTGGATCTGGACGCCATCAAAGCAGCCGCTATGGGCGCCGCCGCACCCGCCCCCAGCACGCTGCCAAAGCCTCCGGCGCAGCGCATCGCCCTGGCCCGGGATGCGGCGTTTTCCTTTACCTATCCACATCTTCTGACCGGATGGCGTGCTGCTGGCGCTGAAATCCTGCCGTTTTCACCCCTCGCGGATGAGGCCCCGGCCCAGGACGCCGATCTGGTCTGGCTGCCCGGCGGCTACCCGGAACTACATGGCGGCACCCTGGCCGCCGCCGAGACCTTCCGCGCGGGCCTGCGCAAACATGCCGAGACCAAGCCAGTACATGGCGAATGTGGGGGCTATATGGCGCTCGGCGCGGCGCTGATCGACAAAGAGGGCAACCGCCACCAGATGGCCGGGCTGCTGGGGCTGGTCACCTCTTATGAGAAACGCAAATTCCATTTGGGCTATCGCCGCGCCGAGCTGCAGGCGCCGATGCCGGGTTTTGCAACAGGCGCCGCCCTGCGCGGCCATGAGTTCCACTATTCCACCATTCTGGATGAACCCGACGCGCCGCTGGCCCATGTGATGGATGCCGACGGCAACCCGGTGCCCGAAACCGGATCCATCAAGGGTCATGTCACCGGAACCTTTTTCCATCTGATCACCGGAGAAGGCGCATGAGCGGCTTTGTCAGTTTTGTGTCCTCCGGCCCCGGCGACCCGGAGCTGCTGACCGTCAAGGCGGTCAAGAGACTGGAAACCGCAGATGCGGTGCTGTTTGACGATCTTTCCGCCGGGCCAATCCTGACCCATGCCAACCCAGAGGCCGATCTGGTGGGCGTGGGCAAACGCGCCGGACGCCCCTCGCCCAAGCAGGACCACGTCAGCCAACTGCTGGTGGACTACGCCAAAAGCGGCCTCAAAGTGGTGCGGCTGAAATCCGGCGACAGCGGCGTCTTTGGCCGCTTGGAAGAAGAGATCGCGGCTCTGCGCGGCGCAAATATTCCGTTTGAGATCGTCCCCGGTGTCACCGCAGCCTCCGCCGCAGCGGCAGCGGCCAATATCCCACTGACCCGGCGGCTGACCGCGCGCCGCATGCAGTTCATCACCGGCCATGACGTCACTGGTGGGCTGCCGGATAGCCTTAACATGGCGGCCCTGGCCGACCCGGATGCCACCACGGTTGTCTATATGGGCAAACGCACCTTTGCCGCCCTGGCGGAAAAGCTGATTGAGGCCGGCCTGCCGCCTGAGACCCATGCTCTGGTGGCCCTGGGTGTGTCGACGCCCCAGCAAGAGCTCAGCTGTCATACCGTTGGGGAATTGCCGCAGGTATTGCGACAGATGCAGACAACGGCGCCGGTGCTGATCCTTTATGGCCCGCTGGCAGATAGTGACCTGCCAGAGGTCACGTCAGCTGAAACGCCCTAAGCCCGCCGAATCTCTGCACCGGGCTGCACGCTGCAAATCAGGGTAAAGGCTGCAATTATGCCGCTTTTGGACCATGACTGCCGCTGCTGCCCGATTGACAGAACGAGCTGAAACGTGAGACCTGTAATCTATTGATGGTTCCAAAGACGCCCAAGGCTTCTGGATGAAAAGGGAATTCGGTGTGGTGTAGCCAAAAGGCGCCAAATCCGAAACTGCCCCCGCAACTGTGAGCGGTGAGCCACCGGGAAAAGCCACTGATCTGATTATCAGATTGGGAAGGCCCCGGCCAGGCCCAGACCCGCGAGTCAGGAGACCTGCCATCTCGTGCTGGCCAGTAGTGGCTGGCTTAACTGCGAACCGTACACATGTCGCCGGGGAGGCGACAGGGAGACAGAATTATGCATATCGAACCCGGCGTCGTCGACGCTGCAAAAATGACCCTCGCCTATGGCACAGCTGCCGGTGCAGTGGCCTATGCCGCCAAAGAAACCTTCAGCGATCTGCGCAGCAGTGGCATTGCCTCCTACGCGGGCCGGTCGGCGATTGCCGCGCTGGGTGTCTTCCTGTTCTTTGAAGTGCTGCCCCATTTCCCGGTTGGCGTCTCTGAGGTGCACTTCATCCTTGGCTCGACCCTGTTCCTGATCTTGGGTGCGGCGCCTGCTGCCTTTGGTCTGGCCCTTGGCCTGCTGGTGCAAGGCGCGTTCTTTGCGCCCACCGATCTGCCGATGTATTTTGTCAACCTGACCACCCTGCTGGTGCCGCTGTTTGCACTGCACGCGTTGGCAAGCCGCATCATCCCGGCCGGAACCGCCTATGTGGATCTCAAATACAGCCAGGCCCTGGCCCTGTCTGTTGCCTATCAGGCTGGTGTTGTTGCCTGGGTTGCCTTCTGGGTCTTCTACGGCCAGGGCTTTGGCGCCGAAACCATGGCCTCGGTCCTGACCTTTGGTGGGGCCTATATGCTGGTGGTTCTGGTTGAGCCTCTGGCCGATCTGGCCATTCTCGCCACTGCCAAGGCCCTGCGCGGTCTCGAAGGCAGCGGCCTGGTAACGCCGCGCCTGTACAAAGCTGCCTGATCGGGCCTCGCGCCTGAGCAAGAGATCAGCAAACATCGACACGGCCCCCACCGGGCCGTGTTTCTTTTTGACAGACCCGTTTTGACAGGCCCGTTTTATTGTCTTTGACAGGGCCTCTTCACATGAGCAGAAGTATGATCGAACTCTCCCTGATTGGCATCGGTACCGGCAACCCAGCGCATCTGACCCTGCAGGCCGCCGAAGCCATCCGCGCCTGTGATCTGATCCTGATCCCCAACAAGGGCAAAGGCAAAGATGATCTGGCCGCCCTGCGCCAGGAGATCTGCGCCCAGGTCATTGCCGATGCCGCCTCTGGCCCCCGTATCGTCGAGTTCGACCTGCCTGTCCGCGATCCGGCAATCGCCGATTACACCGCGCGGGTTGACCATTGGCATGATGCCATCGCCCGCGTCTGGGTTGAAACCATTCACGCCCAACTGCCTGCACCTGCGGCTGCGGCAAAGGTTGGCTTTCTGGTCTGGGGCGACCCTTCGCTTTATGACAGCACCATGCGCATTGCCGAGCGGCTAAAAACCACGCAGGAGGTGAGCCTTACGGTTATTCCGGGGGTGACCTCCATTCAGGCCCTGACCGCTGCCCATGCAATTCCACTCAACGAGATTGGCGCGCCTTTTACCGTCACCACCGGGCGCCAGCTGCGGGAAAACGGCTGGCCTGAAAGCGCTGATACCCTGGTGATCATGCTGGATGGGGAATGCTCGTTTCAAGCCATCGACCCCACTGGGGTGAATATCTGGTGGTCGGCCTATGCCGGCATGGAAAACCAGATCAGCCTGTCTGGCCCCTTGGCTGAGACCGCCGAGCAGATCATTCAAACCCGCGCCCAGGCCCGCGCCGATCACGGCTGGATCATGGACATCTATCTGCTGCGCAAATCCTGACACGCGCGCTGTTCAGCCTGATGTTCCCCGGTTTGCTGCTCCCAAAAGGCTAGACCTGGGGCATGCGACGCCCCGCCAGCCAAAGCGAGGACAGCCCGGAGAGGACAATCACCCCCAACCCCAAAAGCGCCAGCCCATCAGGCCAGGTGCCAAACACAAGCACCCCTAGAACCGTTGCCGCCAAAAGCTGGCTGTAGATCAAGGGGGCCACCACATTGGCGGGGGTGGTGCGGTTGACCATCACCAACAGAAAATTTCCCGCCGCAGATCCCAACGCACTGATAAGGATCAGGCTCCCCCCTGTGATATCAATGCTTTGCGGCATCTCATCATAGCTAAAGGGCAACAGCACCACAGAGCCAATGATCAGTTGGGAGATCAGCAGAAACTTAGGCCGATACCGCCCGGCCAGGCTGCGCGTCGCCACCAGGTAAGAGCCATGAAAGCAGCCCGCCAACAGGGCAAACCCCATACCGATCTGCATCCCAAACCCAGGCTTCACCACCAAAAGCACACCGACAAAACTGACCAGCAACAGCGCCACCCGGCCCGGATCCGCCTTTTCTTTCAGCAACAGCGCCGAGAGCGCAAAGGCCACTATGGGCCCAACAAAGAAGCCGCCAAAGACATTGGCGATGGGTTCGGTCCGCAACGCGGTGAGGATGCACAGGATCCCCGTTGCAATCAGCACCGACCGCAGAATAATCCGCCAGTCCAGAAAGCCGCGCAGCTCAGCGCTGCGCAGACCGGCAAAGGGCAACAGCACCACCGCCGCCACGGTAAAGCGAGACCAGGCAACAAAGAAGGGGCTGGCGCCAGAGACCGTCAGCGCCTTGCCGGCGGTATCGCCAATCACGATCAGCGTCATGGCCAGAACCACGGTGCCAAGCATGCCCAAAGGGATATTGTGTTTCATCAGATCACTCCGGCGCAGGCGGTCAGGTTCATCTGCATCAGCCCAGCCAATCTTTGCGCAGGATTGCATCGCGCAACGCAATCAGATCCTCGCGCAGTTGCTCCAGGCTAATCGGCCCGCCCAGGCAGACCCGCAGTGCCTCGCTGGGCTGGCCCACCACGGTAAAGGCATCGCTGGGCATGATGCCAATCTGCCGGTTTGCCATGCGCCCCATGACCTCAGCCCGGCTGGTGCCACGGGGCAGCTCCACCCACAGGTTAAAGGCCTCGGGCGCATTGGTCACAAAACACCCACATAGAATACCCCGCGCCAACTCCTGCCGCTGGGCCGCTGCGCGCCGCACAAAAGCCTGGATCTGGGCGGCGGTGCCGTCTTCGATCCAGTGCCCCAACAGGGCCAGGCTCAGCGGTGAGGCCATCACGTTGATACTGCGCAACGCCTGGGAAAACCCACCCATCTCGGCCCGTTGTGGCCCGGTGGTATAGGCAAGCCGCAGGCCAGCGCCAAAACATTTGGAGATCCCGGCCACATGCCAGGCCAGATCCGGCAGGTGGCTGGCAATCGGCGGCGGCGCGTCTGCGGCGACAAACCGGTAGGCGTCATCCTCGATCAGCTGAATGTCGTGCTGGGTCAGCACCTCTGCAATCTCGCGGCGGCGGGTCTCGGACATGGTTTTGGTGGTCGGATTCTGCAACGTGGGGTTCAGATATAGCGCGGCGGGCCAGTGCTCGGTGATTGCCCGCTCCAAAGCCTCTGGACGCAGCCCCTCCCGGTCGCTGGGCACCCCGACCAGCCGCAGGCCAAGACGGGCGGCAATGGAGCGAATACCGGGATAGGTCAAAGTCTCACACAGCAGGGTCTGCCCCGGCTCGCTCAGCAGGGTCAGGATCGCATATATACTGGCATGGGCGCCTGGTGTGA
The genomic region above belongs to Phaeobacter sp. G2 and contains:
- the cobA gene encoding uroporphyrinogen-III C-methyltransferase → MSGFVSFVSSGPGDPELLTVKAVKRLETADAVLFDDLSAGPILTHANPEADLVGVGKRAGRPSPKQDHVSQLLVDYAKSGLKVVRLKSGDSGVFGRLEEEIAALRGANIPFEIVPGVTAASAAAAAANIPLTRRLTARRMQFITGHDVTGGLPDSLNMAALADPDATTVVYMGKRTFAALAEKLIEAGLPPETHALVALGVSTPQQELSCHTVGELPQVLRQMQTTAPVLILYGPLADSDLPEVTSAETP
- a CDS encoding DMT family transporter yields the protein MKHNIPLGMLGTVVLAMTLIVIGDTAGKALTVSGASPFFVAWSRFTVAAVVLLPFAGLRSAELRGFLDWRIILRSVLIATGILCILTALRTEPIANVFGGFFVGPIVAFALSALLLKEKADPGRVALLLVSFVGVLLVVKPGFGMQIGMGFALLAGCFHGSYLVATRSLAGRYRPKFLLISQLIIGSVVLLPFSYDEMPQSIDITGGSLILISALGSAAGNFLLVMVNRTTPANVVAPLIYSQLLAATVLGVLVFGTWPDGLALLGLGVIVLSGLSSLWLAGRRMPQV
- a CDS encoding cobyrinate a,c-diamide synthase; its protein translation is MTDFPKGLMISAPASGTGKTTVMLGLLRALAEDGLAVQPYKSGPDYIDPAFHFAAAKRPSFNLDTWAMDPGLLDAVAGQATGAEICIGEGSMGLFDGVATRGQSGFGSSAETAKRMGWPVVLVIDVGGQAQSAAATALGFKSYDPEVPFAGVILNRVASPRHERLTRLGMERAGVKVLGSLPRRGDLALPERHLGLIQAVEHPDLEAAIAGYATFLRDHVDLDAIKAAAMGAAAPAPSTLPKPPAQRIALARDAAFSFTYPHLLTGWRAAGAEILPFSPLADEAPAQDADLVWLPGGYPELHGGTLAAAETFRAGLRKHAETKPVHGECGGYMALGAALIDKEGNRHQMAGLLGLVTSYEKRKFHLGYRRAELQAPMPGFATGAALRGHEFHYSTILDEPDAPLAHVMDADGNPVPETGSIKGHVTGTFFHLITGEGA
- a CDS encoding energy-coupling factor ABC transporter permease; its protein translation is MHIEPGVVDAAKMTLAYGTAAGAVAYAAKETFSDLRSSGIASYAGRSAIAALGVFLFFEVLPHFPVGVSEVHFILGSTLFLILGAAPAAFGLALGLLVQGAFFAPTDLPMYFVNLTTLLVPLFALHALASRIIPAGTAYVDLKYSQALALSVAYQAGVVAWVAFWVFYGQGFGAETMASVLTFGGAYMLVVLVEPLADLAILATAKALRGLEGSGLVTPRLYKAA
- the cobF gene encoding precorrin-6A synthase (deacetylating); the encoded protein is MIELSLIGIGTGNPAHLTLQAAEAIRACDLILIPNKGKGKDDLAALRQEICAQVIADAASGPRIVEFDLPVRDPAIADYTARVDHWHDAIARVWVETIHAQLPAPAAAAKVGFLVWGDPSLYDSTMRIAERLKTTQEVSLTVIPGVTSIQALTAAHAIPLNEIGAPFTVTTGRQLRENGWPESADTLVIMLDGECSFQAIDPTGVNIWWSAYAGMENQISLSGPLAETAEQIIQTRAQARADHGWIMDIYLLRKS
- a CDS encoding PLP-dependent aminotransferase family protein; the encoded protein is MKHWSPTLPVSDKPRYLEIADAIRADIDAGLLLPGDRLPPQRGVAQDLGVDFSTVSRGYAESVRRGDIESFVGRGTFVRTPDVQALLDGANAAPDPRRILEEDPMMNMPPEPDDPALVARMASGLGHVAANLVPLLRYQSVRGSAADREIARTWMQANGLDFAADRFAITPGAHASIYAILTLLSEPGQTLLCETLTYPGIRSIAARLGLRLVGVPSDREGLRPEALERAITEHWPAALYLNPTLQNPTTKTMSETRRREIAEVLTQHDIQLIEDDAYRFVAADAPPPIASHLPDLAWHVAGISKCFGAGLRLAYTTGPQRAEMGGFSQALRSINVMASPLSLALLGHWIEDGTAAQIQAFVRRAAAQRQELARGILCGCFVTNAPEAFNLWVELPRGTSRAEVMGRMANRQIGIMPSDAFTVVGQPSEALRVCLGGPISLEQLREDLIALRDAILRKDWLG